The nucleotide sequence CTGGTAAAGCTGAAAGACAAATGTTCACTCATCACAGGCAGGTGCCAGACACACTTTTACAATCAATCATcgtaataaatatttttgaaatgcaATTATAGCTTATACTGAAAAGATCAAGCTGAAAGAAATAAAATGCTGCAAAGAAACTCTTACAGAAGACCTGCAGTGAAAATATCTACTTGAAACATAGCAGGGTAGACGCAGTAATAGTTTAGACGTGATTTCAGTTGAGCATCAAATCAATGTCTTCATTCATTCATGAGCTATTACCAACAAGTGTAGCACAACGCCATTCATTAGAAGCGCTCAGGGGGTTGATTCAACATATACAACGctacgtgtgtatgtgtgtgagagagagagaaagtctgTGTGTCCAAACTCATCCACTGAGCTAGTAAAGTGGCGGAAAATCCCAGCAACTGAAGCATAGTGCATTAGTGACAGAACTCTTGAGCATTTAATTTCCTTTACACCATGCTGACCTTCTGAATGCACATCAGGAAATACACAGTGGACACAACAAACCAAAGCTAACTGCAATTACAGCTAATTAAACGTGACAGATCACAGCACAGCGCCTGGCTTAGTTATGTGAAGATGTACAGTAAAATTATAGAGCCTCAGAGGCAAGTATGAGATGACATCATGAAAAAAGAGCTAATTTGCTGTCTCTGCAGTTTTGAATCTGCATGctgttttcaaaatcaaaaattttTTTGGGACATAACTTTTCTTGCATATTGTATAGTATGTCAGAAATTTTCTTTCacgttatatacagtatatgtatgaaTCGTTGAATCATTCGTCAATAAtctgcatttagaaaatagatatgGTTCATTTCCATTTCAGGCCAATTGTTATaggtttttttaaacaaaaacgaAAGATTTTGTGAAACATCTGAtatataatctaaaaataaactataatctataataaagtgataagtgtttttgtttgatcAACTTTTGTGGCATCTGAACTACTTGAAACCACTGTTGATGCATATTCAAGGGTCCAAGTCTTGTTTAGGAAGTTAAAATCCCCAAATCCCCTATTTTACATCCTCAACAACCTGAAAATCAACATGAAACAGTGTTCCCATTGTACTTCTGTAACCTGACAtttctgagaattttttttttttgaataacatgcacatgcattaagaaaatgaAGCAATTTTAACATCATGttgatgagaaaataaataaacaaattatttttaaataaatatatatatatatatatatatatatatatatatatatatatatatatatatatatatatatatatatatatatacacacacacacacacacacacacacacacacacattaaataaattctgcctatattaaataattactaaattaaaattttaccttaatttttaaataacataatatttctATGAATGATACGAGTTTCAATTCTATGGAAATCTCCAAACATCTCTTCAGAATTCAAAAGGTGCAGATTCTGTGCGAGACTATAACTGACAACCTGACCACCTGTCCATTTACTAAACTTATTCCCATTTTCATCATTCTCTCTTTATCACTCTCTCTacgtgtctgtctctctctactCTGCATCCAAAGTTCTCTTAAACAGACTAATAcatccattacacacacacacatttctgcagCTCCTGAATATTGTATGCTCACTCACTGATTTTCATGTTTCAGCATTGTGTGCATCATTTATACCAGACCAATTAACATCCCCCCTTAAACCTTGTGCCGCTTCAGCAAAGGCTGAATCTCATTTGATATTCTCTTTCATTTCTGCTGCTGGTACAAAGGATAACACCCTACTATCAATAGCCACACACTACATTCACTCTACCCAAAGTGTACTTCATAAACTTTGAAAGAGCTGCTTAGACAATCCTTGCTAAACTTGACTAAAATAGTCAATGGTATTTTCTCCTCTTGTTCAGAGTAACTTCTCTTAAAAGCTGGGTTTGGGTCAATACTTTAGACCAGATAATCTTGAATCtctttaaaaatgacttttattttaaagaaaaaatgccTTGCCATGAAAAGACTGAtcctacatttgaaaaaaaaaaagaaataagtttAAATGTATCAGATTCAGCCAAgcaactaaatattattttgcttctGTGAACCATTTATTAGATATTATACTTTAATCGCCAGAAAAACTGCCACAAAACATGATTATCTCCTTTGAGCCAGACCATTTGTTCGATTAACAACCGATTTTCGAATGTATAGATAATTCTGAAGACATTTTGTATTCTTAGAATTGACATGAAAACCAAAACATTCCACTGATTTATTTGGATAGGTGCTCTACAGCTGATAcataaatcatttgaaaaatcgttattcttattttgtaaaaaaaaaaaaaaaaaacaacaactatctGATGgaaagtttttattgatatttaaataataagataatatTAGTTTTCAAGGTTCAGGGCTGTGTTATAGACCTTCTTGGTTTCCATATATTAAAAAGTGCCATGTTTGTCAGAAAACCATTTTTGCCTACCTGGTCCCAGTCTATGCTTCTGAAGAACGTATGAGACTTGATGTCTGTGAATCCGGTCTGAACTTGGCATCCCAGCCTCTCTTTGGGGTCCTGAAGAGAACACATACTCTATTAATAACACTCCTAACAAAAGCCAGATCTGGTGTAGAGAACTTCAAAAACCTGAAACTACTTCAATTCATGTACTCTTTATTTCTCGAGAATGGAGCTTAACCCAAAACACATTCACTATTGCATGTGTTGTTGATGTTCTCTTGTGCTCTGAGACATTAGACGAGGATTCAGGGGTCCGAGAGCGACTGGCTGAGCAGATCTACGCTCATTTAATCCCAATGAATCAGGCTAAGACGGCTGATAACACTGATTACAGCCTGCTGTTGAGTCTGAGGAACACCAGAGCTTCAATAAAAGCAATTTATCTAGACGATTAAAGGAATACACTTCATTATTCACCGATTTAATCAAGACAACACGCAGACGGGCCCTCAAAGAAGCATGCACACCCTCAAGATATTGGTTTCATCTGGAAGATGATGACCCTCCTTATTATAGCACATGTATTTGTTCAGTCAGAGGCAAActgtgtgcacatttgtgtagAGTTAAGACCCTCATTCATAAACCAGTGTGCAATGTGCATGTATTATGACATTTTTTCCTTCCTCAGAGCATATTTGTTTCTCATCCATCTTTTTTGTGTAATGGAGCGCAACAGTGATCAAAGTTTCAGAGGAAAAAGAATGAACTACTCATTAAGTATTATGTATGTTGTAATTGAATCAGTCTGGGTTTGCTTATCAAAATATACAACTACTGATTTTATTATAtggcaataatatatatatatatataaaattcatttttgctttaaaaaataatgttacatttttaactaaaaatacaaaaatacaaagaaaattaATTTCACCTGCCACTAGCCTCCAAATACTCACTGCTGTGAAAATAACAGTAATGTTTCCATGGTAACATTGACTAATTTGATAGTTGCATTTCATTTCAGGGTTGTGGGTAGTCATTTATCGAAttctgcatgtaaaaaaaaagtttttctttttttttttaagaaaccaaACTGACTTACAGTATGGCTTCAACAGAAGCATGACCTTCAAGATAGTAGAactgttttgaaatatatttccaGAAATCTTTTAATATGCACCATAAAGTACCTTAACCTTGGGGTTGCTACATTAAATCCTACTTGAAATACAGCAATACTagtttatacaatattttttttactatttaactcTTTGTTTCCTAAGTTTTCTTTTTTGCCTAGagtttttccctctttttcttctgtCCTTGTGTTTTGCAAAAACATGACAGCTGTATGGCACTCTTCGTTCACATACCACGTCCACTTTGTTCTCACCTTATTCAGAAAGCCTTTCAAAACACTCGCAGCCTTAACAGACAGTGACCTGGGAATCCGTATCGGCTTCTccaaaattactgaaagagaAAGGTAGAAGATAAAAGTGTGTGAGTCATTCTTGCAGAGTTTGGCCGTCGTATTGAGCGACGGTGTTAGAGAGAGACAGACTTTAACCCGCAAGCACAAAATCTCTTGCTCGTACACCCACACACTACAGACGCCTGAATAAACCCTTTAGAATTCAATCAAAGACTCAAAAGATTCCTCCCCACTCCGCGTTTATTTCTGTAAATTCATAACATTCTGTTGCGGCGTTAAGTGGATTTAAGCACACCCCAAAATGTAAAAAGCGTGTCTTTTTAATATGTCTCATCCATGCATTTTTGGATTTCTTTTACAGCTGCGTATCTCGGGCAACCGTCCAGAAGTAAAGCCTGTTAAATTTCATCTCTCTCAAAGATGAAGTGCTGACGAGCATTTATCTTTCCCCTTTCTGAATGCCACATCCCCCTGTTCGTTTTCTTTTTCCAATGAAAAGCTAAGGGGATTTAGGTCTTGCTGGGGCTCTGTCCTGCTGCTGTGACGCGGTTTGGATGGCGGCCCGAAAGCGGCTAAAGCGTTGGCTCGGCGGTGGCAGCATCTGCCCTGCTCCTGGGTGGGCGGCGGAGCGCCGGCAGGGGGAGGCCATGTAGGGCCGGGGGGAGGTTGGACCGGAATGGCACTGCAGCATATGGACGAACTGAGGTTTGGATGGGGGGAACGGAGTTCCGGTTAAAGAGAGAGATCCAGGTTCATGTCATGTGTGTCTGTATGAATGAGAGTGATCCAGGAGCACGCTGGCCTCTCGGCTGGAGCACCACAGAACAGACAGAGAAGCAGATGACCACACAGTCTCTGCTCTGGAGAGGGATGGGTGGTGAGGAAAGAGGGGATGAAAGAATGTCTCATAAAGGAATGACACAAATGCCAAGAAGGGCTCACAaccttaaatacacacacatatatatatatatatactccacaAATATACAGTAGcgtttactgtacttttgatcaaataaaagcatccTGGGAAAACAAAAGGGACTtctttccccaaacttttgaatgattgtGTACCTGTCATGTTTTGGTATAAGAAACGTGTGtgaaaagtaataaaagtaaCTGGGGACCATAACCAGTCTAGATCATAAAATCAAATTTCATACACCATATCAAGAGTGATACAGCCACAACAGATCATATTAACCCACTGTACCTCAAATAAGAGCACATATCTAAGCGATAATGTCACTGCTTTAAAACCACGAATAGTCAagtgaataatgaataaatttaattttaaggaaacgtttcattcattttaaataattataatgcaagCATGTcctaattatttaaaatcatctGTCAGTTTTCATTAAATATACAGAGATAAACATTATTCTAATGAAATCATGTTCAATATATTCAGTTTTTCAGTTCAGTCATAGAATGAAATCAAACTTGCATGACTGCACAGAAAAATGGATAACAAATTGCATTCGTGTTTTTTAACCTTGAGCCAACAAATAAGAGGTAAAGCTGAAAAGTTTTCATTTGTGAAGAGTATTTAAGAAAGACATGTAAGAGAAGGGGTGGAAAATATTAGGCTTGTATATTGCGAGAATTCTTGACAGAATTTTGTCAAGAGatgaaaaaagattttaaattaaacGATAGAAATCAAAATACACTGGTAATAAAATTGTGCCAAGTACATAATTTCGTAAACATAAAGCTTTTGATAAGTGATATGGTATGCCATCACAAGGTAAAATTGACCAGAATAATAACCACCAACCACAATTAAACATACTATAATCTAAAAGTTGAAGCTGACACAGTAGAAAAAGATGAAGATATTAATATAAAGCAGCCAGGACTGCATCACAATAAAAACTTTGAGTAGGTTAAAAATAAACACCGGACAAGTGGCAATAGCAAGTCAAAATTGGCTTTGGCAACTGAGTATAACCCTTAAGTGGACAGTAACTTCATTAGGAacttaatacataatacatagtTTAAGTTGAATTCACAGGAACTCACCCTGGAAGAGATATTCCTCTGTGTTCATATCAGGATTGTCAGTGATGATGTCGAAAGGAGATCGGCCTGCCATCATTTCAAACATAAGCACGCCCAGGGCCCACCAGTCTACACTGAAGcctgagcgagagagagagagagagagagcaaaagatgCAGAAAAAATAGTGAGTCCAATCTGTATCAGTGTGATCCACTCGAcagttcttaaaaaaacacaataaaatacatttaatttttaattaatagttttaaataattttaaataacttgttTTTACTTTAGTTACTAAAAGATAATTCTATTAAACAGTGGGCTCTGTGTTACTCAGGATTATGCAGTACTGATAGCAAGTACATGAATGGATTCATGCAGTCACACTCACCGTAATCCTCTCCCCTCAGGATCTCTGGGGCGATGTAGTTGGGTGTCCCACAGAATGTGCTGGTGGTGTCACCTGGTCTGATTCCCtcctgaaacaaataaaaaactaccgtttacagtatgtttttacaTATTCAGAGATATTAACTTCTATCACTATTTTTATAACATAGTTATGCACTTAGTGATTAGCAATTAGGTTTTACCTTGCACATGCCATAGTCTGTAATTTTGATATGGCCATCCTGGTCCAATAGTACATTGTCCAGTTTTAAATCCCGGTAAATAATTCCCTTCTCATGCAGAAAATTAAGAGCGATGCAAATTTCAGCAGCATAAAATCTGCAAGAAACAGGAATACATATGAAATATAACACCACAGGCCtctatttatatgattaaaaaaacacatataatattcacactgtaatattgtgaaacaactttttaatattgtaatatatttcagtttattcttgtgatgtcaaagctgaattgaTAGcaagccattacttcagtcttcagtgtcacatgatctttcagaaatcattctaatttgctgaattggtgctcaagaaatgcttaattttacaaacagttgtgctgctttgtttttgtgaaaattactcagttagtttttttttcaagattttttgctAAACAGAATATCTGAAaactttttataacattattaatgtctttaatgtcacctTTTATCAGTTTAATAGTGTATACGcttgcagaataaaaaataaacaaaactgtaGTTTATCTCAAGACACCTGAAACCATGcatcgaccaatcagaatcaagcatttaACTGTATAACAGTTACTCTATAATAACCTGCCTAACCAATAGCGATGTGACGTGTCTAGTTACAAGCAATTTGTTTCAATTTGGCATTGTGCATTAGCAAAAACAGTGGAATGGCGTGACAAACCCAATAACACCCAGTAAATTAAGTGTGTCCaccaatgatatttcacaatggCACAGTGCAACAAACAAGGAAACCAAGCAATTGTCAATATGCTGAAAAGCTGAAAAGCAGGTACTGTGCCACTAACTGTCAGCGCTTGCCTGTCTAAAGTTAgaaaaaacaaagatgaaaagaaagaagGTGTTCAAAGTAGGAAAAATGAGCTATGACATTTCCGATCAGGTTTCACGTCTGGCAGTGTTCACCTGATGTCGGTGCGCAGCAAGGGCTCATGAGACCTTTTGGAGCAACTCATGAATATTTAGGCACATTACCCATAATTAGCATGTGCATTTGCATATGTGTGGTGTGCAGGACGCATATTGATAGGGCTTGTCGGAGTGTGCTTGACTCACCTAATTAGACCTTGTTTGATCTCAGTTTATCAGACGTGTGAAAGGGGCATTACAGCAGTGCTATGATCAGTCATTGTAACAGGATTCAACATCTAACAGACCAGTCTGCCTCATCGACACATTTTTATAGCCTAATAGAAACTGCATTCAAACCAAAGGCCTGGGTTTGATTTAAACATTACGATGGACAATTTCAAGTTAATAAAACTACACAGATGAGTCGTGTTTTTTGAAGACTGATATCTGCGATGCTGGCAGAGCAAATGCCATTAGCTTTAAATAAGGCttaagaaaatatattagaaatTCAAGTAAACAGAATTATATGAAGcacatgaaaacaaattaaataaatggcagtcatggcctaatggttagagagtcggactagTAACCTGAAGGTTGTTTGTTCAAGTCTCAGGTCTGGAAGGAATTGTCGGTAGGCAGCGCAGCAATATGGCtaaccactgctccgggtgtgtgttcatggtgtgtgttcactgctgtgtgtgtgcacttggatgggttaaatgcagagcacaaatttcgAGTATGGGCGTATTTGCCCACacatcacttcacttcactatacACTACCTTAattgaaagaaatgtatacttttattcaggaaggatgtAGTAATTCAAAAAAGTGGCAGTGAAcaatttatgttatatttatgttatatttaacataaatattttcaacactgataataataaaataaatggaattcactggaataaaatacatgttaaatatattaaatatactacTGTATTGTCGAATCAATTTTGACCAAAAAACAACTTCTCTTTgttccttttctctttttttcacacatttaatcCATCTATTGGTTACGCAGTAATCCAACCTAGCTCACAAAAAAATGATGTCTAATCTAAACAACCcactatattaaaaataacaaacaaataatcaaatacCTGGCATGTTCTTCCGGAAGCTTCCGCTGCCTCTGCATATGGAACATGAGATCTCCTCCATTCACATACTCGATCACTAGAAACAGCCTGAACGTAGAGCAGGAGACATTCATTAAATTCGATCAGATTTCATTAATTCATGAAAGATATTGAAAATCCTGTTCCATAACTCAAAGTGGCTCTCTTAAATTTCCAGTAGTTATACAACTAGTTGCATGTTGCAAGCTATTCATCACTAATGTTAAATTGATAGTTCACTTTATTTCGGCGCAAAATCTGCCCAACCCCCGCCACCCCTGCATTAACTGCCGtaataaagcttggaagagccaggacatttttttatataactccgattgtATTAATCTGAAATtggaaagtcatatacacctaggatggcttgagtgCCAGATAGCACCatagggtaattttcatttttgggtgaactgtccctttaagaactgATAACATCTTTGGTTAAGAAAAACAGCAGAAAATAGTGATATTGTGCATATGAAGAGCTAGAGTTTCAGCTAAATCAGACTTCTATGGTTGTTTTCTTGTGTCTGAGGTTTCTTATCTTGACTGTACAACAGAAGGGTGGTTTGCAAAATCAAATACATTCTCCTCTCACCGGCTCTCTGTCTGGAAGCAAGAGTGAAGTCCCACCAAGAATGGATTGGTTGATGCTTGTTCAAACACGTGTTTTTCTGTCTGGACCCAGTCAATATCCTACAgtaaaaaagacagagagagacatgTTTGACTTATGAATAAAGAACTGCAAAGGATCATGACAGCAAGATGTTTCACTGCTTTCTAAGAACTAGAGGAGAGGAAATGATGTTCATCGCCTCTACTGGGGGACTACTGTaggacaaagaaaaaaacaagcctGTGTTTTCTGAGAAAACCCTGATCTATTGATCATTTAACAGTGGAAAACACTTGGCACTATTGCATGCTGTCACTTTAAGGAGTCAaatctcagaatttttttttttaaataagaaaagcaCCTTTCTCTTCTTCATGAACAGTGCAGAAAGAAACAGGAAAAAGAGAAACAGACATGTAAATGAATCACAAGATCAGTCAATAAATGTATAGAATGTACGGTATCTTTCAAATAAACACCCAACACCCATTTTTTATTTGTCAGAAGCAAGCTGACTCTATAATTTCACAAAACCGTCCAGACAGGATGTTACAAAACATCTGTATTGAGAATGTCTCTGGGTGTGAAGACACGGCCCGGAGATGTGTTGATAAAGTCAAGTACTTTTTTGTTCTTTCAACACTTTAACATTAAGCAACTCTTATAATCAGATCAAAGAATTCTAGAGAACGTCTGTTACCCAACAACCCCTACATGCTGAAAAATGACAGTGAACATCTTTTTAGAGGCTAAG is from Carassius auratus strain Wakin unplaced genomic scaffold, ASM336829v1 scaf_tig00002576, whole genome shotgun sequence and encodes:
- the LOC113069862 gene encoding protein kinase C zeta type-like isoform X6 — protein: MDPVMPSQEPLVDDDKSGEEVELPPEDPEETDAIPVPFLAHNRKVEKAEDDAEDLKAVVDGIEGIQISQGLGLGDFDLIRVIGRGSYAKVLLVRLKKNEQIYAMKVVKKELVHDDEDIDWVQTEKHVFEQASTNPFLVGLHSCFQTESRLFLVIEYVNGGDLMFHMQRQRKLPEEHARFYAAEICIALNFLHEKGIIYRDLKLDNVLLDQDGHIKITDYGMCKEGIRPGDTTSTFCGTPNYIAPEILRGEDYGFSVDWWALGVLMFEMMAGRSPFDIITDNPDMNTEEYLFQVILEKPIRIPRSLSVKAASVLKGFLNKDPKERLGCQVQTGFTDIKSHTFFRSIDWDQLEQKQVTPPFKPQITDDYGLDNFDTQFTNEPVQLTPDDEDVIKRIDQSEFEGFEYINPLLLSTEETV